In the Streptomyces sp. cg36 genome, one interval contains:
- a CDS encoding MFS transporter — protein MSALEPTDREAPPLPADPVGEDRGGVLGRTYRALSIGTITVVLLIAFEATAVGTAMPVAARELDGVPLYAFAFSAYFTTSLFGMVVAGQWADRKGPLGAVAVGVSAFGAGLLLSGTAVNMWTFVAGRAVQGLGGGLVIVALYVVVGRAYPERLRPGIMAAFAASWVVPSVVGPLAAGTVTEHLGWRWVFVGIPALVVLPLALALPAIRRMAAGPADPGAPVEPFDRRRIRLALMISAGAGLLQYAGQDLRWLSLLPAVAGFALLVPAVAGRHGLLPRGTYRAARGLPSVVLLRGVAAGSFIAAESFVPLMLVTERGMSPTMAGFSLAAGGATWALGSYVQARPWAEPYRERLMVIGMVMVAAAIAAAPSVLIHSVPVWIVAVAWGVGCFGMGMVIASTSVLLLKLSAPEEAGANSAALQISDGLSNVLLLAAGGAAFAALGGGSVGEAHDAVASASAGAGGHPGAFAAVFLPMAVVALAGAWVGVRLRER, from the coding sequence ATGAGCGCCCTCGAACCCACTGATAGAGAAGCCCCGCCCCTGCCCGCCGACCCCGTCGGGGAGGACCGCGGCGGGGTGCTCGGGCGTACGTACCGGGCGCTCAGCATCGGGACGATCACGGTCGTGCTGCTGATCGCGTTCGAGGCGACCGCCGTGGGGACCGCGATGCCGGTGGCGGCGCGGGAGCTGGACGGGGTGCCGCTGTACGCGTTCGCCTTCTCCGCGTACTTCACCACCAGCCTCTTCGGGATGGTCGTCGCCGGGCAGTGGGCGGACCGGAAGGGGCCGCTGGGGGCGGTCGCGGTGGGGGTGTCCGCGTTCGGGGCCGGGCTGCTGCTGTCGGGCACGGCGGTGAACATGTGGACGTTCGTCGCCGGGCGCGCCGTGCAGGGGCTCGGGGGCGGGCTGGTCATCGTGGCGCTGTACGTGGTGGTCGGGCGCGCCTACCCCGAACGGCTGCGGCCCGGGATCATGGCGGCGTTCGCGGCGAGCTGGGTCGTGCCGTCCGTGGTCGGGCCGCTGGCGGCCGGGACCGTCACCGAGCACCTCGGGTGGCGCTGGGTGTTCGTGGGGATCCCCGCCCTGGTCGTCCTCCCGCTGGCGCTCGCCCTGCCCGCGATACGGCGGATGGCCGCCGGGCCCGCCGACCCCGGGGCGCCCGTCGAGCCCTTCGACCGGCGGCGGATCCGGCTGGCGCTGATGATCTCGGCGGGGGCGGGGCTGCTCCAGTACGCCGGGCAGGACCTGCGGTGGCTGTCCCTGCTGCCCGCGGTCGCCGGGTTCGCGCTGCTGGTGCCCGCCGTCGCGGGACGGCACGGGCTGCTGCCGCGCGGTACGTACCGGGCCGCGCGCGGGCTGCCGTCCGTGGTGCTGCTCCGGGGCGTGGCGGCGGGGTCCTTCATCGCGGCGGAGTCGTTCGTACCGCTGATGCTGGTGACCGAGCGGGGGATGTCGCCGACCATGGCCGGATTCTCCCTTGCGGCGGGCGGGGCGACGTGGGCGCTCGGGTCGTACGTACAGGCGCGGCCGTGGGCGGAGCCGTACCGGGAGCGGCTGATGGTGATCGGGATGGTGATGGTCGCCGCGGCCATCGCGGCGGCGCCCAGCGTGCTGATCCACTCCGTGCCGGTGTGGATCGTCGCGGTCGCCTGGGGCGTGGGGTGCTTCGGGATGGGCATGGTCATCGCCTCCACGAGCGTGCTGCTGCTGAAGCTGTCGGCGCCGGAGGAGGCGGGGGCGAACTCGGCCGCCCTCCAGATCTCGGACGGGCTGTCGAACGTGCTGCTGCTCGCGGCGGGCGGGGCGGCGTTCGCCGCGCTGGGCGGGGGGTCGGTGGGGGAGGCGCATGACGCGGTGGCGTCGGCGTCGGCGGGGGCCGGGGGGCACCCCGGGGCGTTCGCCGCGGTGTTCCTGCCGATGGCTGTGGTGGCGTTGGCGGGGGCTTGGGTGGGGGTGCGGTTGCGGGAGCGGTGA
- a CDS encoding DEAD/DEAH box helicase: MTTTASHHLSPAFPGRAPWGTANKLRAWQQGALEKYVQEQPRDFLAVATPGAGKTTFALTLASWLLHHHVVQQITVVAPTEHLKKQWAEAAARIGIRLDPDYSAGPLSKEYHGVAVTYAGVGVRPMLHRNRCEQRKTLVILDEIHHAGDSKSWGEACLEAFDPATRRLALTGTPFRSDTNPIPFVTYEEGNDGIRRSSADYTYGYGNALGDGVVRPVIFLSYSGNMRWRTKAGDEIEARLGEPLTKDAVSQAWRTALDPRGDWMPNVLRAADQRLTEVRKGIPDAGALVIASDQDSARAYAKLIREITGSKATVVLSDDNGASKKIDEFSESDDRWMVAVRMVSEGVDVPRLAVGVYATTISTPLFFAQAVGRFVRSRRRGETASVFVPTIPTLLGFASEMEVERDHVLDKPKKEGEEDPYAEEDKLLAEAEKQQDEDTGDQDMLPFEALESDAVFDRVLYDGAEFGMQAHPGSEEEQDYLGIPGLLEPDQVQLLLQKRQARQIAHSRQKPAEQADLLEMPAERRPVVSHKELLELRKQLNTMVGAYVHQSGKPHGVIHTELRRVCGGPPSAEATAGQIRERIKKVQEWATRMK, translated from the coding sequence GTGACTACTACCGCCTCCCACCACCTCTCACCCGCCTTTCCCGGGCGTGCCCCCTGGGGTACGGCCAACAAGCTGCGTGCCTGGCAGCAAGGGGCGCTGGAGAAGTACGTCCAGGAACAGCCGCGCGACTTCCTCGCCGTCGCCACGCCCGGCGCCGGCAAGACGACCTTCGCGCTCACGCTCGCCTCGTGGCTGCTGCACCACCACGTCGTGCAGCAGATCACCGTCGTCGCGCCCACCGAGCACCTGAAGAAGCAGTGGGCGGAGGCGGCGGCGCGGATAGGCATCCGGCTGGACCCCGACTACAGCGCGGGGCCGCTGAGCAAGGAGTACCACGGCGTCGCCGTGACGTACGCCGGTGTCGGCGTGCGCCCCATGCTCCACCGCAACCGGTGCGAGCAGCGCAAGACCCTCGTCATCCTCGACGAGATCCACCACGCCGGTGACTCGAAGTCCTGGGGCGAGGCGTGTCTGGAGGCGTTCGATCCGGCCACCCGTCGGCTCGCGCTCACCGGCACCCCCTTCCGGTCCGACACCAACCCGATCCCCTTCGTCACGTACGAGGAGGGGAACGACGGCATCCGGCGGTCCTCCGCCGACTACACCTACGGCTACGGCAACGCCCTCGGCGACGGCGTCGTCCGGCCCGTCATCTTCCTCTCGTACAGCGGCAACATGCGCTGGCGCACCAAGGCGGGCGACGAGATCGAGGCCCGGCTCGGCGAGCCGCTCACCAAGGACGCCGTCTCGCAGGCGTGGCGCACCGCGCTCGACCCGCGCGGCGACTGGATGCCGAACGTGCTGCGCGCCGCCGACCAGCGCCTGACCGAGGTCCGCAAGGGCATCCCGGACGCCGGCGCCCTCGTCATCGCCTCCGACCAGGACTCCGCCCGCGCCTACGCCAAGCTGATCCGGGAGATCACCGGCAGCAAGGCCACCGTCGTCCTCTCCGACGACAACGGCGCCTCGAAGAAGATCGACGAGTTCAGCGAGAGCGACGACCGGTGGATGGTCGCCGTCCGGATGGTGTCCGAGGGCGTCGACGTGCCCCGGCTCGCCGTCGGCGTCTACGCCACCACCATCTCCACGCCGCTCTTCTTCGCCCAGGCCGTCGGCCGTTTCGTACGGTCGCGGCGGCGCGGCGAGACCGCCTCCGTCTTCGTGCCGACCATCCCGACCCTGCTGGGCTTCGCCTCCGAGATGGAGGTCGAGCGCGACCACGTGCTCGACAAGCCGAAGAAGGAGGGCGAGGAGGACCCGTACGCCGAGGAGGACAAGCTCCTCGCCGAGGCCGAGAAGCAGCAGGACGAGGACACCGGCGACCAGGACATGCTGCCCTTCGAGGCCCTGGAGTCGGACGCCGTCTTCGACCGGGTGCTCTACGACGGCGCCGAGTTCGGCATGCAGGCGCACCCGGGCAGCGAGGAGGAGCAGGACTACCTCGGGATTCCCGGGCTCCTCGAACCCGACCAGGTGCAGCTGCTGCTCCAGAAGCGGCAGGCCCGGCAGATCGCGCACAGCCGGCAGAAGCCGGCCGAGCAGGCCGACCTGCTGGAGATGCCCGCCGAGCGGCGACCGGTCGTCTCCCACAAGGAACTGCTGGAGCTGCGCAAGCAGTTGAACACGATGGTGGGCGCGTACGTCCATCAGAGCGGCAAGCCGCACGGCGTGATCCACACCGAGCTGCGGCGGGTGTGCGGCGGCCCGCCGAGCGCCGAGGCGACGGCCGGGCAGATCCGGGAACGGATCAAGAAGGTCCAGGAGTGGGCGACCCGGATGAAGTGA
- a CDS encoding IclR family transcriptional regulator: MTAETSQTLDRGLRVLKLLADTDHGLTVTELSTKLGVNRTVVYRLLATLEQHALVRRDLGGRARVGLGVLRLGRQVHPLVREAALPALRSLAEDIGATAHLTLVDGSDALAVAVVEPTWTDYHVAYRAGFRHPLDRGAAGRAILSARQAGGLVDPGFTLTHGELEAGASGAAAPLVGVTGIEGSVGVVMLADAVPERVGPRVVDAAREVADALR, translated from the coding sequence GTGACCGCGGAGACCTCCCAGACGCTCGACCGGGGACTGCGTGTCCTCAAGCTGCTCGCCGACACCGATCACGGTCTGACGGTCACCGAGTTGTCCACCAAACTCGGCGTCAACCGGACGGTGGTCTACCGTCTGCTCGCCACCCTGGAGCAGCACGCCCTCGTACGCCGTGATCTGGGTGGCCGCGCCCGGGTCGGGCTCGGGGTGCTGCGGCTGGGCCGCCAGGTGCACCCGCTGGTGCGGGAGGCCGCGCTGCCCGCGCTGCGCTCGCTCGCCGAGGACATCGGGGCGACCGCCCACCTCACGCTGGTGGACGGCTCCGACGCGCTGGCCGTCGCGGTCGTCGAACCGACCTGGACCGACTACCACGTGGCCTACCGGGCCGGGTTCCGCCACCCGCTCGACCGGGGCGCGGCGGGCCGCGCCATCCTCTCGGCCCGCCAGGCCGGGGGGCTCGTCGACCCCGGCTTCACCCTCACCCACGGCGAACTGGAGGCCGGTGCCAGCGGTGCCGCCGCGCCGCTGGTCGGGGTGACCGGGATAGAGGGGAGCGTGGGCGTGGTGATGCTCGCCGACGCGGTCCCGGAGCGGGTCGGCCCCCGGGTCGTCGACGCGGCCCGGGAGGTGGCGGACGCCCTGCGCTGA
- a CDS encoding PDZ domain-containing protein, producing MHPRHSRLRNLAIGSAPVVALLGVVAFAPLPFSVAQPGLTANVLGDDKGSPVITVEGRPSRHTTGQLRMTTIEATGPSAEVGIADVVRAWFRTDRAVMPRDSVYPSGGSDEEITRHNQAEMKESQDSATTAALTYLRIGPNQVKVTLNLADVGGPSAGLLFSLGIVDKLDGDGSGGELTGGRVIAGTGTIDADGTVGAVGGVSLKTRAARRDGATVFLVPKDECSDARAEVPDGLRLIPVTTLKGAVAALKALDKGGSVPSC from the coding sequence GTGCACCCCCGTCACTCACGCCTCCGCAACCTCGCCATCGGCTCCGCCCCCGTCGTCGCGCTGCTGGGCGTCGTCGCCTTCGCGCCGCTGCCCTTCTCGGTGGCGCAGCCGGGGCTGACCGCGAACGTGCTGGGCGACGACAAGGGCAGCCCGGTGATCACCGTCGAGGGCAGACCGTCCCGGCACACCACCGGGCAGCTGCGGATGACCACCATCGAGGCGACCGGCCCCTCCGCCGAGGTGGGGATCGCCGATGTCGTACGGGCCTGGTTCCGCACCGACCGGGCCGTGATGCCGCGCGACTCGGTCTATCCGAGCGGCGGCAGCGACGAGGAGATCACCCGGCACAACCAGGCCGAGATGAAGGAGTCGCAGGACAGCGCGACCACGGCCGCGCTCACCTACCTGCGCATCGGCCCCAACCAGGTCAAGGTCACCCTGAACCTCGCCGACGTCGGCGGCCCCAGCGCCGGGCTGCTCTTCTCGCTCGGCATCGTCGACAAGCTCGACGGCGACGGCTCCGGCGGCGAACTCACCGGCGGCCGTGTCATCGCCGGTACGGGGACGATCGACGCGGACGGCACCGTCGGCGCGGTCGGCGGCGTCTCGCTCAAGACGCGGGCGGCCCGGCGCGACGGCGCGACCGTCTTCCTGGTGCCCAAGGACGAGTGCTCGGACGCCCGCGCCGAAGTGCCGGACGGGCTGCGCCTCATCCCCGTGACCACGCTCAAGGGCGCGGTCGCCGCCCTCAAGGCCCTGGACAAGGGCGGATCCGTACCGAGCTGCTGA
- a CDS encoding MFS transporter, with translation MNGNGGKHEGAREHGRPGERRGDRTPLAAVLTANTISTAGSSLTLIGVPWFVLETTGSAGRAGAVAFCATLPIVVSALIGGPVLDRVGRRRVSVGSDVVCALAVGAIPLLHLAGALHFWLLCALMALTGLAATPGRTARYVLVPDLAERAGTTLARAASLFDAVSRGARMAGAALAGLLIAVIGAEYVLLLDAATFAASAALVALGVRGIRAAEPVRDAPPVSLTTYKAELREGYGYLLRTRLLLGVTLMVMVTNGLDQGWNAVLLPVHAERELGGSTQLGLLTAAFGAGGLFGALLYGAVGHRFPRRAVFASAFLLAGAPRFVVAALTGSALPLAATMALAGLAGGMLNPILTTVTYERVPLELRSRVSGALTAGCELAMPVGGLGAGLLVDGVGVRGALLAVGGLYLATTLSPLLFPAWRGLDEPPVAPRERVLARTPA, from the coding sequence ATGAACGGCAACGGGGGGAAGCACGAAGGGGCCCGGGAGCACGGGCGGCCCGGGGAGCGGCGGGGCGACCGTACGCCGCTGGCCGCCGTCCTGACGGCCAACACCATATCCACGGCGGGCAGTTCGCTGACCCTCATCGGGGTGCCGTGGTTCGTGCTGGAGACCACCGGCAGCGCGGGCCGGGCGGGGGCGGTCGCCTTCTGCGCGACCCTGCCGATCGTGGTCTCCGCCCTGATCGGCGGGCCCGTGCTGGACCGGGTCGGACGGCGGCGGGTGAGCGTCGGATCCGACGTGGTCTGCGCGCTGGCCGTCGGCGCGATCCCGCTGCTGCACCTCGCGGGCGCGCTCCACTTCTGGCTGCTGTGCGCGCTGATGGCGCTGACCGGGCTGGCCGCGACCCCGGGGCGTACCGCCCGTTACGTACTGGTCCCGGATCTGGCCGAACGGGCCGGGACCACCCTGGCCCGCGCCGCCAGCCTCTTCGACGCGGTCTCGCGCGGCGCCCGGATGGCGGGCGCCGCGCTCGCCGGACTGCTGATCGCGGTGATCGGCGCCGAGTACGTGCTGCTGCTGGACGCGGCGACGTTCGCCGCGTCGGCGGCGCTGGTCGCGCTCGGGGTGCGGGGCATCCGCGCGGCCGAGCCGGTACGGGACGCCCCGCCGGTCTCCCTCACCACGTACAAGGCCGAACTCCGCGAGGGGTACGGCTACTTGCTGCGCACCCGGCTGCTGCTCGGCGTCACCCTGATGGTGATGGTCACCAACGGCCTCGACCAGGGCTGGAACGCGGTCCTGCTGCCCGTGCACGCCGAGCGCGAACTGGGCGGCTCCACCCAACTCGGCCTGCTGACCGCCGCGTTCGGCGCGGGCGGCCTCTTCGGCGCGCTGCTGTACGGGGCGGTCGGCCACCGCTTCCCCCGGCGCGCGGTGTTCGCCTCGGCCTTCCTGCTGGCCGGGGCGCCCCGCTTCGTGGTGGCGGCGCTGACCGGTTCGGCGCTGCCGCTGGCGGCCACGATGGCGCTGGCCGGGCTCGCGGGCGGAATGCTCAACCCGATCCTGACGACGGTGACGTACGAGCGCGTACCGCTGGAGCTGCGCAGCCGGGTGTCCGGCGCGCTGACGGCCGGGTGCGAGCTGGCCATGCCCGTCGGCGGCCTGGGCGCGGGCCTGCTCGTCGACGGGGTGGGGGTGCGAGGAGCGCTGCTCGCGGTCGGCGGCCTGTATCTGGCGACGACGCTGAGCCCGCTGCTGTTCCCGGCCTGGCGGGGCCTGGACGAGCCGCCGGTGGCACCGCGCGAGCGCGTACTGGCGCGGACGCCCGCATAG
- a CDS encoding ArsR/SmtB family transcription factor, with amino-acid sequence MPTNKPPENGAGERILDARALRGLAHPLRIQLLKSLRHDGPATASQLAERLGESSGATSYHLRQLAAHGFVEDDPARGKGRERWWKSAHTGTTFGAELHTSTDPQVRGAADLFFHEVANIHTQELSTWLGTARDWPGEWATSSDVSDFTLHLTPGQLHELSRRLHDVVEGYRQSAPDAENAAQVRVHLHAFPRGNPNQ; translated from the coding sequence ATGCCCACGAACAAGCCCCCCGAGAACGGGGCCGGGGAGCGCATCCTCGACGCCCGCGCCCTGCGCGGACTGGCCCACCCCCTGCGCATCCAGCTGCTGAAGTCGCTGCGCCACGACGGCCCCGCCACCGCCTCCCAACTGGCCGAGCGGCTCGGCGAGTCCAGCGGCGCGACCAGCTACCACCTGCGCCAGCTCGCCGCGCACGGGTTCGTCGAGGACGACCCGGCCCGCGGCAAGGGCCGGGAGCGCTGGTGGAAGTCCGCGCACACCGGCACCACGTTCGGCGCGGAGCTGCACACCAGCACCGACCCGCAGGTGCGCGGCGCCGCCGACCTCTTCTTCCACGAGGTGGCCAACATCCACACCCAGGAGCTGTCCACCTGGCTCGGCACCGCGCGCGACTGGCCCGGGGAGTGGGCGACCAGCTCGGACGTCAGCGACTTCACCCTGCACCTCACGCCCGGCCAGCTGCACGAGCTCAGCCGGCGGCTGCACGACGTCGTCGAGGGCTACCGCCAGTCGGCCCCGGACGCCGAGAACGCGGCCCAGGTCCGCGTCCATCTGCACGCGTTCCCGCGCGGCAACCCGAACCAGTGA
- a CDS encoding glycine betaine ABC transporter substrate-binding protein, translating into MTGVRTRWTGAAGALVLLAVLLTGGCGLKSGSPLVDDVVPGSVGRGRPLKGASLTVTSKNFSENIVLGQMAGLVFKAAGADVVDRTNLPGSISAREAIVKGDADAMYEYTGTAWITYLGHSKPITDPSAQWRAVKDADVRNGVVWLAQSTLNNTYALALSKKNNAKYGLRTLSDVAALAKKDPSAVTVCVENEFASRDDGLPGMQKAYGMSIPASRVQKMDAGIIYTQVSKSSSCLLGEVFTTDGRIRAMDLDVLADDRHFFPNYNAAPELHARTFAKYPAIAGLLDPVSAKLTTRVAQELNAKVDVEGRDPHDVAKEWLVAQGFIKEG; encoded by the coding sequence ATGACCGGCGTGCGCACGCGGTGGACCGGGGCGGCGGGCGCGCTCGTCCTGCTCGCCGTCCTGCTGACCGGCGGCTGCGGCCTCAAGAGCGGCTCGCCGCTGGTGGACGACGTCGTACCGGGCTCGGTCGGCCGGGGCCGCCCCCTCAAGGGCGCCTCGCTGACGGTCACCTCGAAGAACTTCAGCGAGAACATCGTCCTGGGCCAGATGGCCGGTCTGGTCTTCAAGGCGGCCGGCGCCGATGTCGTGGACCGCACCAACCTGCCCGGTTCGATCAGCGCGCGCGAGGCGATCGTGAAGGGCGACGCGGACGCGATGTACGAGTACACGGGCACCGCCTGGATCACCTATCTCGGCCACAGCAAGCCGATCACCGACCCGTCGGCGCAGTGGCGGGCGGTGAAGGACGCGGACGTGCGCAACGGGGTGGTCTGGCTGGCGCAGTCCACCCTCAACAACACCTACGCGCTCGCCCTGAGCAAGAAGAACAACGCCAAGTACGGGCTGCGGACGCTCTCGGACGTGGCCGCGCTGGCGAAGAAGGACCCCTCCGCGGTGACGGTGTGCGTGGAGAACGAGTTCGCCTCGCGGGACGACGGGCTGCCGGGCATGCAGAAGGCGTACGGGATGTCGATCCCGGCCTCCCGGGTCCAGAAGATGGACGCCGGGATCATCTACACCCAGGTGTCCAAGTCGAGCTCGTGCCTGCTCGGCGAGGTGTTCACCACGGACGGCCGGATCAGGGCGATGGACCTGGACGTGCTCGCCGACGACCGCCACTTCTTCCCCAACTACAACGCGGCGCCCGAGCTGCACGCCAGGACGTTCGCCAAGTACCCGGCGATCGCGGGCCTGCTGGACCCGGTGAGCGCGAAGCTGACGACCCGGGTGGCGCAGGAGCTGAACGCCAAGGTGGACGTGGAGGGCCGCGACCCGCACGACGTGGCGAAGGAGTGGCTGGTGGCGCAGGGGTTCATCAAGGAGGGCTGA
- a CDS encoding ABC transporter permease, whose product MSSAPERPPGEHEAGGHVFRDPAHGGSGPEHGPAHGSDDRHGAPEPPAAPAPARRITWQKLVLLPLVVALALLATYLWITNVHLDSIAKNSLDDGNVQLRLWQHVKLTAVSTFWVLLIAVPLGIALTRRGVSRAAPLVTAVANVGQATPAIGLLALLVIWLGIGPSTAVIGMVVYAVLPVLSNTVAGLRAIDPQLVEASRGIGMSALGTLGKVELPLAVPLILAGVRTALVLNVGTATLATFGGGGGLGDLITSGIQTQRMPVLVLGSVLTVALALLVDWLASLAEVALTPRGLEAG is encoded by the coding sequence GTGAGCAGCGCACCCGAGCGCCCGCCGGGCGAGCACGAGGCGGGCGGCCACGTCTTCCGCGACCCGGCACACGGCGGCAGCGGCCCCGAGCACGGCCCGGCCCACGGCTCCGACGACCGGCACGGCGCGCCCGAGCCGCCGGCGGCGCCCGCCCCGGCGCGCCGGATCACCTGGCAGAAGCTGGTGCTCCTGCCGCTGGTCGTGGCGCTGGCGCTGCTCGCCACCTATCTGTGGATCACCAACGTCCACCTCGACTCCATCGCCAAGAACTCCCTGGACGACGGCAATGTGCAGCTCAGGCTCTGGCAGCACGTGAAGCTCACGGCCGTCTCCACGTTCTGGGTGCTGCTCATCGCCGTACCGCTGGGCATCGCCCTGACCCGGCGCGGGGTGAGCCGGGCCGCGCCGCTGGTCACGGCGGTCGCCAACGTGGGCCAGGCCACCCCGGCCATCGGGCTGCTGGCGCTGCTGGTGATCTGGCTGGGCATCGGCCCCTCCACCGCGGTCATCGGCATGGTGGTCTACGCGGTGCTGCCGGTGCTCTCCAACACGGTCGCGGGGCTGCGGGCGATCGACCCGCAGCTGGTGGAGGCGTCCCGGGGCATCGGGATGTCGGCGCTGGGCACCCTGGGCAAGGTCGAACTGCCGCTCGCCGTCCCGCTGATCCTCGCGGGCGTGCGCACGGCGCTGGTCCTGAACGTCGGCACGGCGACGCTCGCCACCTTCGGCGGCGGCGGTGGCCTCGGCGATCTGATCACCTCCGGCATCCAGACCCAGCGCATGCCGGTGCTGGTCCTCGGCTCGGTCCTGACGGTGGCCCTGGCGCTCCTGGTGGACTGGCTGGCCTCGCTGGCCGAGGTGGCGCTGACCCCGCGCGGTCTGGAGGCGGGATGA
- a CDS encoding betaine/proline/choline family ABC transporter ATP-binding protein (Members of the family are the ATP-binding subunit of ABC transporters for substrates such as betaine, L-proline or other amino acids, choline, carnitine, etc. The substrate specificity is best determined from the substrate-binding subunit, rather than this subunit, as it interacts with the permease subunit and not with substrate directly.), with protein sequence MELENLTKRYPGNPEPSVDNVSMEIRAGETVIFVGPSGCGKSTTLKMINRLIEPSSGRIRINDEDVTDIDPVKLRRKVGYAIQSSGLFPHMTVAENIALVPKMVGWSKARVKDRVEEMLDLVGLDPREFHGRYPRQLSGGQQQRVGVARALAADPPVLLMDEPFGAVDPITRDHLQDELIRLQHELHKTIVFVTHDFDEAIKLGDRIAVLREHSHIAQFDTPEAILTNPADDFVSGFVGAGAALKRLNLTRVRDVEMADVPTASVDDPLQSIFDKLRGGPHNELLMLDRRGRPYKWLRRGDLMRAKGSLARAGQLVHDTVTRDATLHDALEAVLIDSGGRVAVTGRRGEYIGVVDMETLMNSVHELLEADRLAAIEHQHDLEETRHQLTEQELEGGAGP encoded by the coding sequence ATCGAGCTGGAGAACCTGACCAAGCGCTATCCGGGCAACCCCGAACCGTCCGTGGACAACGTGTCCATGGAGATCAGGGCGGGCGAGACCGTGATCTTCGTGGGGCCGTCCGGGTGCGGCAAGTCCACGACGCTGAAGATGATCAACCGGCTGATCGAACCGTCGTCCGGCCGCATCCGGATCAACGACGAGGACGTCACCGACATCGACCCGGTGAAGCTGCGCCGCAAGGTCGGCTACGCCATCCAGTCCTCCGGGCTCTTCCCGCACATGACGGTCGCCGAGAACATCGCGCTCGTACCGAAGATGGTCGGCTGGTCCAAGGCGCGGGTGAAGGACCGGGTCGAGGAGATGCTGGACCTGGTCGGGCTCGATCCGCGCGAGTTCCACGGCCGCTATCCGCGCCAGCTCTCCGGCGGGCAGCAGCAACGGGTGGGCGTGGCGCGGGCGTTGGCGGCGGATCCGCCGGTGCTGCTGATGGACGAGCCGTTCGGCGCGGTCGACCCGATCACCCGCGACCACCTCCAGGACGAGCTGATCCGGCTCCAGCACGAACTCCACAAGACGATCGTCTTCGTCACCCACGACTTCGACGAGGCGATCAAGCTGGGCGACCGGATCGCGGTGCTGCGCGAACATTCGCACATCGCCCAGTTCGACACCCCGGAGGCGATCCTCACCAACCCGGCCGACGACTTCGTCTCCGGGTTCGTCGGGGCGGGCGCCGCGCTGAAGCGGCTGAATCTGACCCGGGTGCGGGACGTGGAGATGGCGGACGTGCCGACCGCCTCGGTCGACGATCCGCTCCAGTCCATCTTCGACAAGCTGCGCGGCGGCCCCCACAACGAGCTGCTGATGCTGGACCGGCGCGGGCGCCCGTACAAATGGCTGCGGCGGGGCGATCTGATGCGCGCCAAGGGCTCGCTGGCCCGGGCGGGCCAGCTGGTGCACGACACGGTCACCCGGGACGCGACCCTGCACGACGCGCTGGAGGCGGTGCTGATCGACTCCGGCGGGCGGGTGGCGGTGACCGGGCGGCGCGGCGAGTACATCGGCGTCGTCGACATGGAGACCCTGATGAACTCGGTGCACGAGCTCCTGGAGGCCGACCGGCTGGCCGCCATCGAGCACCAGCACGACCTGGAGGAGACCCGCCACCAGCTCACCGAGCAGGAGCTGGAGGGCGGTGCGGGCCCGTGA
- a CDS encoding ABC transporter permease, translating into MDFWDYLSHRHEQLLTDAFQHASAVLQCMVIATVLGVAIGVLTYRSGWAGALAVATTSSVLTIPSLALIGLLIPVVGLGVAPTVITLTLYGLLPIVRNSIVGLRGVDPSLVDAAKGIGMSRPARLVRVELPLAWPPILAGIRVSTQMLMGIAAIAAYASGPGLGNEIFRGIASLGSANAINQVLAGTLGIVVLALLFDAVYVLIGRLTIPRGIRV; encoded by the coding sequence ATGGACTTCTGGGACTACCTCTCGCACCGGCACGAACAGCTGCTCACCGACGCGTTCCAGCACGCCAGCGCGGTCTTGCAGTGCATGGTGATCGCGACCGTGCTCGGGGTGGCGATCGGGGTGCTCACCTACCGCAGCGGCTGGGCGGGCGCGCTCGCCGTCGCCACCACCTCCTCGGTCCTCACCATCCCCTCGCTCGCCCTGATCGGTCTGCTGATCCCGGTGGTGGGGCTGGGCGTGGCGCCCACGGTCATCACGCTGACGCTGTACGGGCTGCTGCCGATCGTCCGCAACTCGATCGTCGGGCTGCGCGGGGTCGACCCCTCGCTCGTCGACGCGGCCAAGGGCATCGGCATGTCCCGCCCGGCCCGGCTGGTCCGGGTCGAACTGCCGCTGGCCTGGCCGCCGATCCTGGCCGGGATCCGGGTCTCCACCCAGATGCTGATGGGCATCGCCGCGATCGCCGCGTACGCCTCGGGCCCGGGGCTCGGCAACGAGATCTTCCGCGGCATCGCCTCGCTGGGCAGCGCCAACGCGATCAACCAGGTGCTGGCGGGGACGCTGGGGATCGTCGTCCTCGCCCTGCTCTTCGACGCCGTCTACGTCCTGATCGGGCGGCTGACCATCCCGAGGGGGATCCGTGTCTGA